One stretch of Streptomyces agglomeratus DNA includes these proteins:
- a CDS encoding ISAs1 family transposase — protein MRHPLAAVLALTACAVLAGARSLLAVSEWVAEAPEELLERLGIRVDPLFPKRSWPAETTIRRVLARIDANALDRAVGTWLAGRQQHAGGLRALAVDGKSLRGAARAKGRRVHLLAACDHVGGLVLAQMDVGEKTNEITRFRPLLDTLPDLSGTVVTSDALHTQTDHATYLRGRDAHYIVIVKRNTKKLSTQLKSLPWQQIPLQDRTRTTGTDAVRSAG, from the coding sequence GTGCGGCATCCGCTCGCCGCGGTGCTGGCCCTGACCGCCTGCGCGGTCCTCGCCGGTGCGAGGTCGCTGCTGGCGGTGAGTGAATGGGTGGCCGAGGCCCCCGAAGAACTCCTCGAGCGGCTGGGTATCCGCGTCGACCCACTCTTCCCGAAACGCTCCTGGCCTGCGGAGACAACGATCCGCAGAGTCCTGGCCAGGATCGACGCAAACGCCCTGGACCGGGCGGTCGGGACCTGGCTTGCCGGCCGGCAGCAGCACGCGGGCGGGTTGCGGGCACTGGCCGTCGACGGGAAGTCGCTGCGGGGCGCCGCCCGCGCCAAGGGCCGGAGAGTCCACCTCCTGGCCGCCTGCGACCACGTCGGCGGGCTGGTCCTCGCACAGATGGACGTCGGTGAGAAGACCAACGAGATCACTCGTTTCCGACCCCTGCTGGACACGCTGCCCGACCTGTCTGGCACCGTCGTGACCAGCGATGCCCTGCACACTCAAACCGACCACGCCACCTATCTGCGGGGGCGGGACGCCCATTACATCGTGATCGTGAAGCGCAACACGAAGAAACTCAGCACGCAGCTCAAATCCCTTCCCTGGCAACAGATTCCGCTCCAGGACCGCACCCGCACGACGGGCACGGACGCTGTGAGATCCGCAGGCTGA
- a CDS encoding IS30 family transposase yields the protein MARRGRKRRLELEAEYWRLLAAGVGSVEACRQLGIGRKTGYRWRAENGGLPPDYLPEASRSGRYLSLSERRRIASLRGRGLAIREIAGLLGRAPSTVSRELRRNSRPHDYGRYDADLAHHRGRERAGRPRRSKLSTDSELKAEVQSKLDVEWSPEQIAAHLKTRWPDHPERHLCHETIYRALYQGAKGGLSRTLTRKLRTSRPLRKKRRRSDQRMPRFVAPAVLIDRRPSIVELRERLGDWEGDRATRSCTNLSGLTDWRDG from the coding sequence ATGGCGAGGCGGGGACGCAAGCGCAGACTGGAGCTCGAGGCCGAGTACTGGCGCCTTCTGGCGGCTGGAGTGGGCAGCGTCGAGGCGTGCAGGCAACTCGGGATCGGGCGCAAGACGGGCTACCGGTGGCGGGCGGAGAATGGCGGCCTGCCACCCGACTACCTCCCGGAAGCCTCGCGTTCGGGTCGGTACTTGTCGCTGTCGGAGCGCCGAAGGATCGCTTCGTTGCGTGGCCGCGGCCTGGCCATCCGGGAGATAGCCGGCCTGCTCGGGCGGGCACCGTCGACGGTCAGCCGGGAGTTGCGGCGCAACAGCCGCCCGCACGACTACGGCCGATACGACGCCGATCTGGCGCACCACCGCGGCCGCGAACGAGCAGGACGTCCTAGACGATCCAAGCTGTCCACGGACTCCGAGCTGAAAGCCGAGGTGCAGTCCAAGCTCGACGTGGAGTGGAGCCCGGAGCAGATCGCCGCCCATCTCAAGACCCGCTGGCCCGACCATCCCGAGCGGCACCTCTGCCACGAAACCATCTACCGAGCCCTCTACCAAGGCGCCAAAGGCGGCTTGAGCAGGACTCTGACCAGGAAACTTCGCACCAGCCGACCGCTGAGGAAGAAGCGTCGCCGTTCTGACCAGCGTATGCCCAGATTCGTGGCCCCGGCCGTCCTCATCGACCGCCGGCCGTCGATCGTCGAGCTGCGCGAGCGTCTCGGCGACTGGGAAGGCGACCGTGCGACACGAAGTTGCACGAATTTGAGTGGACTGACCGATTGGAGAGACGGTTGA
- a CDS encoding VanZ family protein yields the protein MILAFAGTVAFAVVLARLTLESSAASVPLTHTNLRPGDSIRAYLVQPTAADTVKQLGGNIVMGIPFGVLLPVLVPRTRGLVRVAAATALTMLLVELVQGALITGRAFDVDDVLLNTTGALIGYLLIGLRLGRAVHPRRRHWWHRFTKRQVTAEDPA from the coding sequence ATGATACTGGCCTTCGCGGGGACGGTCGCATTTGCGGTGGTGCTGGCCCGGCTCACTCTGGAATCCTCGGCAGCATCCGTGCCGTTGACGCACACTAACCTGCGCCCTGGTGACTCCATCCGTGCTTATCTCGTGCAGCCCACGGCCGCTGACACAGTCAAGCAGCTCGGCGGCAATATCGTGATGGGGATACCGTTCGGTGTGCTGCTGCCGGTACTGGTACCCCGAACGCGAGGACTGGTCCGCGTAGCGGCGGCCACCGCTCTCACGATGCTCCTCGTCGAACTCGTCCAAGGCGCCCTCATTACCGGGCGCGCTTTCGACGTCGATGATGTTCTGCTCAACACCACGGGTGCCCTCATTGGTTACCTGCTGATCGGCCTCCGGCTGGGTCGCGCAGTGCATCCCCGACGCCGCCACTGGTGGCACCGGTTCACCAAACGCCAGGTGACCGCCGAAGACCCGGCATAG
- a CDS encoding YihY/virulence factor BrkB family protein has protein sequence MWNDNLTDYAAALTYYAVLALFPTLLVTVSLIGIAGPSATENLISNVIAVVPAESRPVMHSTLRSMADQRTAAWILAVFGTIGALWSSSSYLGVFRRALHAMHGVEDLRPAWRTAPRLVITALVLLALLVTSALVLILTAEAAPALGRLVGMDSIMAGTAWNLLKWPLLMGLVAVLVLVLFRSGPAQTRGVRQRLLGDALAITLWLAASAGFALYASQVDSYNRLYGSLAGIVVFLVWVWLSNLALLIGAQFNAELAKIHR, from the coding sequence GTGTGGAACGACAATCTGACGGACTACGCCGCCGCGCTCACTTATTATGCGGTGCTTGCGCTTTTCCCCACCCTCCTGGTCACGGTCTCGCTGATCGGGATCGCCGGCCCCTCGGCCACAGAGAACCTCATCAGCAATGTGATCGCTGTTGTCCCGGCCGAGTCACGCCCGGTAATGCACAGCACGCTCAGGAGCATGGCCGACCAGCGCACAGCTGCCTGGATTCTGGCGGTCTTCGGCACGATCGGCGCTCTGTGGTCTTCCTCCAGCTACCTGGGAGTCTTCCGCCGAGCCCTGCACGCCATGCACGGCGTCGAGGACCTCCGCCCCGCATGGAGGACCGCACCACGACTGGTGATCACCGCTCTGGTATTGCTGGCGCTCCTGGTCACCAGCGCCCTGGTGCTCATCCTGACCGCCGAAGCGGCCCCCGCCCTCGGCCGGCTCGTAGGCATGGACAGCATCATGGCCGGCACCGCATGGAACCTACTGAAGTGGCCACTCCTAATGGGCCTGGTCGCCGTCCTGGTGCTGGTGCTGTTCCGCTCGGGCCCGGCCCAGACGCGCGGCGTGCGGCAAAGACTTCTAGGAGACGCTCTCGCCATAACCCTGTGGCTCGCCGCCTCCGCCGGCTTCGCCCTCTATGCCTCGCAGGTCGACTCCTACAATCGGCTGTACGGCTCCCTCGCCGGGATCGTCGTCTTCCTGGTGTGGGTCTGGCTGTCCAACCTCGCCCTGCTCATCGGTGCCCAGTTCAACGCCGAACTAGCCAAGATCCACCGCTGA
- a CDS encoding PP2C family protein-serine/threonine phosphatase produces the protein MTLAGILEAAEAAAPVESLDVVARMLREHLGAASVSFLITDFTGSSVVRMGAADSVDTDEPAQRIPLRGTLYEDVIRSQQPQVEHEGRHVCVVAPVTNRGDAIGLLELFLPSVPDAEVMRDIGETAHALAYIVIANRSHSDVYQWSRRTKPLNLAAEIQHQLLPASLACEAAQFAVAGALEPAEHVGGDTFDYVIDRDTVQLSVTDAMGHDVDAALLATLVVSALRRARREGADLAEQARHADQAMRDHGRRGFVSGQLLRISLLDGRTEFVNAGHPWPLRMRDGKVEEIVPKVDRPFGLNVRTSQANTYRVQTLDLQPGDRLIMLTDGMLERHAENLDLADLIIRTRELHPREAARTLIKAIVDAGDGHLHDDATVMCLDWHGVHNSERDATNGADLTDASPPSTTGPPAPHR, from the coding sequence ATGACTCTGGCGGGGATACTGGAGGCGGCGGAGGCTGCGGCGCCCGTGGAGTCGCTCGACGTGGTCGCGCGGATGCTCAGGGAGCACCTCGGGGCGGCGTCGGTGTCGTTCCTGATCACGGACTTCACCGGCAGTTCGGTCGTACGGATGGGGGCCGCGGACAGCGTCGATACCGATGAGCCGGCCCAGCGGATCCCGCTGCGCGGCACCCTGTACGAGGACGTGATCCGCAGCCAGCAGCCGCAGGTCGAGCACGAGGGCCGGCACGTGTGCGTGGTCGCCCCGGTGACCAACCGCGGGGACGCCATCGGACTCCTCGAACTGTTCCTGCCCTCCGTACCTGACGCGGAGGTGATGCGGGACATCGGTGAGACCGCGCACGCGCTCGCGTACATCGTCATCGCGAACCGGTCCCACAGCGACGTGTACCAGTGGAGCCGGCGCACCAAGCCACTGAACCTGGCCGCGGAGATCCAGCACCAGCTGCTCCCGGCGTCACTGGCGTGCGAGGCGGCGCAGTTCGCGGTCGCCGGGGCCCTGGAGCCCGCCGAACACGTCGGGGGCGACACCTTCGACTACGTCATCGACCGGGACACCGTCCAGCTCTCGGTAACCGACGCCATGGGCCACGACGTCGACGCCGCACTGCTCGCCACCCTGGTGGTGAGCGCCCTGCGACGGGCCCGGCGGGAAGGTGCCGACCTAGCCGAACAGGCCCGCCACGCCGACCAGGCCATGCGCGACCACGGGCGCAGGGGCTTCGTCAGCGGCCAGCTGCTGCGCATCAGCCTGCTCGACGGCCGGACGGAGTTCGTCAACGCCGGGCACCCCTGGCCGCTGCGGATGCGCGATGGGAAGGTGGAGGAGATCGTTCCGAAAGTCGACCGGCCGTTCGGTCTCAACGTCCGTACATCACAGGCCAACACCTACCGGGTGCAGACGCTGGACCTTCAGCCAGGCGACCGGCTGATCATGCTGACCGACGGAATGCTGGAGCGCCACGCCGAGAACCTCGACCTCGCAGACCTCATCATCCGCACCCGCGAACTGCACCCCCGTGAGGCCGCCCGCACCCTCATCAAAGCGATCGTCGACGCCGGAGACGGTCACCTCCACGACGACGCGACCGTCATGTGCCTGGATTGGCACGGCGTCCACAACTCCGAGCGAGACGCCACCAACGGCGCCGACCTCACCGACGCCTCACCACCATCCACGACAGGGCCACCCGCTCCCCACCGATGA
- a CDS encoding PP2C family protein-serine/threonine phosphatase: MRAPLRSPPGPGAGGHHQVLFALAECLPFAVALLVLLVELTPAHVVYTGPLLVATPALAAVTMGPKGTLAATVVAVGVSVTTATYNHAWGGQQVYTNFLALFLVSVASFMTSRAARTRRENELNQLRRIATAAQEVLLRPVLDRLGPVRAASMYLAAETGAQIGGDLYDAVQTRYGVRMIVGDVRGKGLPAVRAAAVVLGAFREAVHYEDDLVEVINHCGAALRRDAVVAGVGAGAAGGDDALLEGFVTALVAQIPDGHRVEVINRGHPPPLLLLRNGTVRSLMPTAPLPPLGLEEFISGPPGRTDSYPFAPGDRLLLCTDGVIEARDRDSTFFDLPEAMVTMRDHTRQAFLEGLRQALLRHTQGRLVDDVAVILVDRREDEGHGSTGGPAQGPR; the protein is encoded by the coding sequence ATGAGAGCGCCTTTGCGCTCGCCCCCGGGACCGGGAGCTGGCGGCCACCACCAGGTCCTTTTCGCCCTCGCAGAGTGCCTGCCCTTCGCGGTCGCCCTGCTGGTGCTCCTCGTCGAGCTCACGCCGGCGCACGTCGTGTATACCGGCCCCCTGCTGGTTGCGACACCCGCTCTGGCGGCGGTGACGATGGGTCCCAAGGGTACGCTCGCGGCGACGGTAGTGGCCGTCGGCGTCAGCGTGACCACCGCCACCTACAACCATGCCTGGGGTGGCCAGCAGGTCTACACGAACTTCCTCGCCTTGTTCCTGGTCTCGGTGGCGAGCTTCATGACGAGCCGCGCCGCGCGCACGCGCCGGGAGAACGAGCTCAACCAGCTCCGCCGGATCGCCACGGCCGCCCAGGAGGTCCTGCTGCGGCCGGTGCTGGACCGGCTGGGCCCCGTACGGGCGGCCAGCATGTACCTGGCCGCTGAGACGGGCGCGCAGATCGGCGGAGATCTGTACGACGCGGTCCAGACCCGGTACGGAGTCCGGATGATCGTCGGGGACGTCCGGGGCAAGGGACTGCCCGCCGTACGGGCCGCCGCGGTTGTGCTGGGCGCATTCCGGGAGGCCGTGCACTACGAGGACGACCTGGTGGAGGTCATCAACCACTGCGGAGCGGCCCTGCGGCGGGACGCCGTCGTCGCGGGCGTGGGCGCGGGCGCGGCCGGCGGTGACGACGCCCTTCTCGAGGGATTTGTCACCGCTCTCGTGGCCCAGATCCCGGACGGCCACCGCGTTGAGGTGATCAACCGGGGCCATCCGCCGCCGCTGCTGCTGCTGCGCAACGGCACGGTCCGGTCCTTGATGCCCACCGCCCCCCTGCCGCCGCTCGGTCTTGAGGAATTCATCAGCGGTCCTCCCGGGCGGACCGACAGCTATCCGTTCGCACCGGGGGACCGGCTGCTGTTGTGCACCGACGGCGTCATCGAGGCCCGCGACCGGGACAGCACCTTCTTCGACTTGCCCGAGGCCATGGTGACCATGCGCGACCACACCCGGCAGGCGTTCCTAGAGGGCTTGCGCCAGGCATTGCTTCGCCACACTCAGGGCCGCCTGGTGGACGATGTGGCGGTCATCCTCGTCGACCGGCGCGAAGACGAGGGGCACGGGTCGACCGGAGGCCCGGCCCAGGGGCCGCGGTAG
- a CDS encoding SpoIIE family protein phosphatase/ATP-binding protein, translating into MRSVAGEVFLLQLAVVVLLVAAAVVALVVQAQSAGMLDARHRTLAAAGTFAESPGIVAALRSPHPSAVLQPSAEAARKIAGVDGINVYTLDGVTLTHSDPEQIGKHVVGPFAGAAAGKSFTETFEGSLGRSVVSVVPVKDSDGSVIAIVSSPVTVQNVQSMVNRQLPVVLGSAAAVLALSAGGTALVSRRLLRRTHGLGPAEMTRMYEHHDAVLHAVREGVLIVGGGGRLLLANDEARRLLDLPVDAEGLPVKDLGMEEGIADPIASGRSATDELHMAADRLLAVNIRPTAPYGKAGTVVTLRDTTELRALSGRAEVARERLKLLYDAGVQVGTTLNVERTAEELAEVAVPRFADVVTVDLLDPVLRGEEPPEARTEMRRTAVVGLQGDHPLSPVGELIRFTPTGPVAAGLAGGHAVLEADLRATHRWRAQDQANALQILDRGIRSLIVVPLRARGVVLGMAGYWRGQDSPPFDEEDVSFAEELTARAALSVDNARRYTREHAMAVTLQRSLLPRSVPEQSAVEVAHRYLAAQAGVGGDWFDVIPLPGARVALVVGDVVGHGLHAAATMGRLRTAVYNFSTLDLPPDELLSHLDELVAHIDIDEQEWQGITGATCLCAIYDPVSGQVTAATAGHPGPALVRPDGTVSFPEVPVSPPLGLGAGLPMETMTATLPEGSRLALFTDGLIESRDRDPDAGLAALRAALAGPARTPEETCTVVIDAMLPTRPSDDVALLVARTRRLDPARIAEWDVPLDPAAVSPVRNACARRLADWGLEDIAFTTELILSELITNAIRYGTEPIGVRLLYDRSLICEVSDGSSTSPHLRRAEATDEDGRGLFLIAQFAERWGTRYTARGKIIWSEQALHDGAAPPGMDLGEALLAEWDDEAY; encoded by the coding sequence GTGCGCAGCGTGGCTGGCGAGGTGTTCCTCCTGCAGCTGGCCGTCGTGGTGCTTCTCGTCGCCGCCGCGGTGGTGGCGCTCGTGGTGCAGGCCCAGAGCGCCGGCATGCTGGACGCCCGGCACCGTACGCTCGCCGCCGCCGGAACGTTCGCGGAATCTCCGGGAATCGTCGCGGCTCTGCGCAGCCCCCATCCGAGCGCAGTGCTACAGCCGAGCGCCGAGGCGGCCCGGAAGATTGCCGGGGTCGACGGCATCAACGTGTACACGCTCGACGGGGTCACCCTCACCCACAGCGACCCGGAACAGATCGGGAAACACGTCGTCGGCCCCTTTGCCGGGGCGGCGGCCGGCAAGTCCTTCACCGAGACGTTCGAAGGGTCCTTGGGGCGGTCCGTGGTCTCGGTGGTCCCCGTCAAGGACTCCGACGGCTCCGTCATCGCCATCGTCTCCTCCCCGGTCACGGTCCAGAACGTCCAGAGCATGGTGAACCGGCAGCTGCCGGTCGTCCTCGGCAGCGCAGCCGCGGTGCTCGCCCTGTCCGCGGGCGGGACGGCTCTGGTGAGCCGTCGGCTGCTGCGCCGGACCCACGGCCTGGGACCGGCCGAGATGACGAGGATGTACGAGCACCACGACGCGGTGCTGCACGCGGTGCGAGAGGGCGTACTGATCGTCGGCGGCGGCGGACGGCTGCTGCTGGCCAATGACGAGGCGCGGCGGCTGCTGGATCTGCCGGTGGACGCTGAAGGGCTCCCCGTCAAGGACCTGGGTATGGAGGAGGGGATCGCCGATCCGATCGCATCGGGCCGTTCCGCGACCGACGAGCTGCACATGGCAGCCGATCGGCTGCTGGCCGTGAACATCCGGCCCACCGCCCCCTACGGGAAAGCCGGGACCGTCGTCACGCTGCGGGACACCACCGAGCTGCGGGCACTCTCCGGCAGGGCCGAGGTGGCCCGCGAACGGCTGAAATTGCTCTACGACGCGGGGGTGCAGGTCGGAACGACGCTGAACGTGGAGCGCACCGCGGAGGAACTGGCGGAGGTGGCGGTCCCGCGGTTCGCCGACGTGGTCACCGTCGACCTGCTGGACCCGGTACTGCGCGGCGAGGAGCCGCCCGAAGCGAGGACCGAGATGCGCCGCACTGCCGTCGTCGGCCTTCAGGGCGACCACCCTCTCTCCCCCGTCGGCGAGCTGATCCGGTTCACTCCCACCGGTCCCGTGGCCGCCGGGCTGGCCGGCGGCCATGCGGTCCTGGAGGCGGACCTGCGCGCCACCCACCGCTGGCGGGCCCAGGACCAGGCCAACGCCCTGCAGATCCTGGACCGCGGCATCCGCTCCCTGATCGTCGTGCCCCTGCGGGCCCGCGGCGTGGTGCTGGGGATGGCCGGCTACTGGCGGGGGCAGGACTCCCCGCCGTTCGACGAGGAGGATGTGTCCTTCGCCGAGGAACTGACCGCCCGGGCGGCACTGTCCGTCGACAATGCCCGCCGTTACACCCGCGAGCACGCCATGGCCGTCACCCTGCAGCGCAGCCTGCTGCCCCGGAGCGTACCGGAGCAGTCCGCCGTCGAGGTCGCGCACCGCTATCTGGCCGCCCAGGCCGGGGTGGGTGGTGACTGGTTCGATGTCATCCCGCTGCCCGGCGCCCGAGTGGCCCTGGTGGTCGGCGACGTCGTCGGCCACGGTCTCCACGCCGCCGCCACCATGGGCCGCCTGCGCACCGCCGTGTACAACTTTTCCACCCTCGACCTGCCCCCGGACGAACTCCTGAGCCACCTGGACGAGCTGGTCGCCCACATCGACATCGATGAGCAGGAGTGGCAGGGGATCACCGGAGCCACCTGCCTGTGCGCCATCTACGATCCCGTCTCGGGGCAGGTGACGGCCGCCACCGCCGGGCATCCGGGCCCCGCTCTGGTCCGCCCCGACGGAACCGTGTCCTTCCCCGAGGTGCCGGTCTCCCCGCCGCTGGGCCTGGGCGCGGGTCTGCCCATGGAGACCATGACGGCCACCCTGCCCGAAGGCTCCCGGCTGGCACTCTTCACCGACGGGCTGATCGAGAGCCGCGACCGCGATCCGGACGCGGGCCTGGCAGCGCTGCGCGCCGCTCTGGCCGGGCCCGCCCGCACCCCGGAGGAAACCTGCACCGTGGTGATCGACGCGATGCTGCCCACCAGGCCCAGCGACGACGTCGCGCTGCTGGTGGCCCGCACCCGCCGACTGGACCCCGCGCGGATCGCCGAGTGGGACGTGCCCCTCGACCCTGCGGCGGTGTCCCCGGTGCGCAACGCCTGCGCCCGCCGACTGGCGGACTGGGGCCTGGAGGACATCGCCTTCACCACGGAACTCATCCTCAGCGAGCTGATAACCAACGCCATCCGCTACGGCACCGAGCCCATCGGGGTGAGGCTGCTGTACGACCGCAGCCTGATCTGCGAGGTCTCCGACGGGTCCAGCACCTCCCCGCACCTGCGCCGGGCCGAGGCCACCGACGAGGACGGCCGTGGCCTGTTCCTCATCGCGCAGTTCGCCGAGCGCTGGGGCACCCGCTACACGGCTCGCGGCAAGATCATCTGGAGCGAGCAGGCCCTCCACGACGGGGCCGCCCCGCCCGGGATGGATCTGGGGGAGGCGCTCCTGGCTGAGTGGGACGACGAGGCGTACTGA
- a CDS encoding ABC transporter substrate-binding protein translates to MPAPRLRTASVAACLALAAAPLGACGDKPTAAPRAPAVATSAADAGGMAALTTAAKKEGSLNTIALPSDWANYGALIDGFEKKYGIKVMVENPEGTSQDEINALKEHRGEGRAPDVIDVGGSFAQSAARQGLLAPYKVAAYDQIPKEQKDPQARWYNNYGGYISIGCDAKRVKTCPSTFADLRKPEYKGQVALNGDPARSGSAFAGVYAAALANGGSFGDIQPGIDFFAELSKNGNFIPVESSATTIAKGQTPISLDWDFLNLGYADEFREKGADVDWRTAIPFDGSFAEYYANGVNKDAPHPAAARLWQEYVFTPEGQNIRLGAYARPVLMDAMEKDGTLDKAAAEKLPTVEGTPTFPTKAQTEKARGTVNRGWAEAVSG, encoded by the coding sequence GTGCCCGCACCCCGTCTCCGGACAGCGTCCGTCGCCGCCTGCCTGGCCCTCGCGGCGGCGCCCCTCGGCGCCTGCGGAGACAAGCCCACCGCCGCGCCCAGAGCACCCGCGGTGGCCACCTCCGCCGCGGACGCCGGCGGCATGGCAGCACTGACCACAGCGGCGAAGAAAGAGGGCTCGCTCAACACGATCGCGCTCCCGAGCGACTGGGCCAACTACGGCGCACTGATCGACGGCTTCGAGAAGAAGTACGGGATCAAGGTCATGGTGGAGAACCCGGAAGGTACCAGCCAGGACGAGATCAACGCTCTGAAGGAGCACAGGGGCGAAGGCCGCGCCCCTGACGTGATCGACGTGGGGGGCTCGTTCGCGCAGTCCGCGGCCCGGCAGGGCCTGCTCGCTCCGTACAAGGTCGCCGCGTACGACCAGATCCCCAAGGAACAGAAGGACCCGCAGGCCCGCTGGTACAACAACTACGGCGGCTATATCTCGATCGGCTGTGACGCCAAGCGCGTCAAGACCTGCCCCTCGACCTTCGCTGATCTGCGCAAGCCGGAGTACAAGGGCCAGGTCGCGCTCAACGGCGACCCCGCCAGATCCGGCTCCGCCTTCGCCGGAGTCTATGCGGCGGCCCTGGCGAACGGGGGTTCCTTCGGCGACATCCAGCCCGGTATCGACTTCTTCGCCGAGCTCAGCAAGAACGGCAACTTCATCCCGGTCGAATCCTCAGCGACTACGATCGCGAAGGGCCAGACCCCGATCAGCCTCGACTGGGACTTCCTCAACCTCGGATACGCCGACGAATTCCGCGAGAAGGGCGCTGACGTCGACTGGCGGACCGCCATCCCCTTCGACGGCAGCTTCGCCGAGTACTACGCGAACGGGGTGAACAAAGACGCCCCACACCCCGCGGCGGCACGTCTGTGGCAGGAGTACGTCTTCACCCCGGAAGGCCAGAACATCCGGCTCGGCGCCTATGCACGCCCCGTCCTCATGGACGCCATGGAAAAGGACGGCACCCTCGACAAGGCCGCCGCGGAGAAACTGCCGACGGTCGAAGGCACGCCGACGTTTCCGACGAAGGCACAGACGGAGAAGGCGAGAGGGACCGTCAACCGCGGCTGGGCCGAGGCCGTCTCGGGCTGA
- a CDS encoding IS630 family transposase — MTASADVPVPRRGPKLEPLLLSPDERVVLERWARRASSAQAVALRARIVLACAGADVPPIVVVARELRIAADTVRKWRRRFLTARLDGLVDEPRPGRPPTISVDQVEAVVVSTLEEIPKNATHWSRSSMADRSGLSKSTVGRIWRKFQLKPHLTDTFKLSTDPLFVEKVYDVVGLYFNPPEGAVVLSVDEKSQIQALDRSQPVLPMMPGMPERRTHDYVRNGLTTLFAAFDVATGEVITSLHRRHRAAEFKKFLAKIDKEVPGHLQVHLICDNYGTHKTPAIKAWLAKHPRFHLHFTPTGSSWINQVERWFGFLADQKIRRGAHKSVRSLEADIRAWVKQWNENPTPFTWTKTAEEILDSLARFCQRISGAGH; from the coding sequence ATGACTGCTTCTGCAGATGTGCCGGTGCCACGTCGTGGCCCGAAGTTGGAACCGTTGTTATTGTCGCCCGATGAGCGTGTGGTGTTGGAGCGTTGGGCCCGGCGGGCGTCGTCCGCGCAGGCAGTGGCGTTGCGGGCCCGCATTGTGCTGGCGTGTGCCGGCGCTGATGTTCCACCGATTGTCGTGGTGGCGCGGGAGTTACGTATCGCGGCGGACACGGTCCGCAAGTGGCGCCGCCGGTTTCTGACCGCCCGGCTGGACGGGTTGGTGGACGAGCCCCGGCCGGGCCGGCCGCCCACCATCAGCGTCGACCAGGTGGAGGCGGTCGTGGTCAGCACGTTGGAGGAGATCCCGAAGAACGCCACTCACTGGTCGCGGTCATCGATGGCCGACCGCAGCGGTCTGTCGAAGTCGACCGTGGGCCGGATCTGGCGGAAGTTCCAGCTCAAGCCGCATCTGACCGACACCTTCAAACTGTCGACGGATCCGCTGTTCGTGGAGAAGGTCTACGACGTGGTGGGGCTGTATTTCAACCCGCCCGAAGGCGCGGTGGTGCTGTCGGTGGACGAGAAGTCGCAGATCCAGGCGCTGGACCGCTCCCAGCCGGTACTACCGATGATGCCGGGCATGCCCGAGCGCCGCACCCATGACTACGTCCGCAACGGTCTGACCACCTTGTTCGCAGCCTTCGACGTCGCGACCGGAGAAGTCATCACCTCCCTGCACCGCAGGCACCGGGCAGCGGAGTTCAAGAAGTTCCTCGCCAAGATCGATAAAGAGGTTCCTGGGCACCTGCAGGTCCACTTGATCTGTGACAACTATGGCACCCACAAGACCCCAGCCATCAAAGCATGGCTGGCCAAACACCCACGTTTCCACCTGCACTTCACACCTACCGGCTCCTCCTGGATCAACCAGGTGGAGCGGTGGTTCGGCTTCCTCGCCGACCAGAAGATCCGCCGCGGCGCCCACAAGAGTGTGCGCTCCCTGGAAGCCGACATCCGGGCCTGGGTCAAGCAGTGGAACGAGAACCCGACCCCGTTCACCTGGACCAAGACAGCCGAAGAAATCCTCGACTCACTCGCCCGCTTCTGCCAACGGATCTCTGGCGCAGGACACTAG